The Elusimicrobia bacterium HGW-Elusimicrobia-1 genome contains a region encoding:
- a CDS encoding adenylyl-sulfate kinase produces MSNIARERMNIVIVGHVDHGKSTVIGRLLADTGSLPDGKLDQVKEMCRRNSRPFEYAFLLDALKDERSQGITIDTARSFFKTEKRDYIIIDAPGHIEFLKNMITGAARAEAALLVIDAREGIQENSKRHGHMVSMLGVRQVSVLVNKMDLVGYDEKVFNEIRDEYSAFLARINVSPTGFIPISAREGHNIASLSKHMPWHTGPTVLKQLDLFECAGDIAGRPFRFPVQDVYKFTRGGDDRRIVAGTVDSGSVSVGDEVIFLPSRKKTFIKSAEVFNAPAKTSARALEAAGFTLATQIYIRPGDIMAKAVERQPQVGSRFKANIFWVGRAPMIKDKNYKLKLATANAAVRLAEVVQVIDASDLSTIAGKQQVDRHDVAECVLETSKPLAFDAAAENEGTGRFVIVDNYEIAGGGVIVENYTSEDSILKRHVREREGIWEKGLISPERREQRQKHKSKFIVITGGAGVGKRDMAKALEKELFVREYNAYYLGMANIHKGLDADIAGDPDERVRRLGELARIMTDAGMIFITTVDDADDYDVEKLKFLNEPHEILVINVGENNFDRYPVDLEIPARKNPEAAVSGILKLLKAKDIILEYYL; encoded by the coding sequence ATGTCAAACATCGCCAGAGAGCGTATGAATATAGTTATAGTGGGTCACGTAGACCACGGCAAGAGCACGGTAATAGGGCGGCTTCTGGCCGATACGGGCTCTTTGCCCGACGGAAAACTCGATCAGGTCAAAGAAATGTGCCGCCGGAACTCACGGCCTTTCGAGTACGCTTTTCTTCTGGACGCCCTCAAAGACGAACGCTCGCAGGGGATTACCATAGACACCGCCCGGAGTTTTTTTAAGACGGAAAAAAGAGATTATATTATAATAGACGCTCCCGGCCACATCGAGTTTCTTAAAAATATGATAACAGGAGCCGCCCGCGCCGAAGCCGCGTTGCTCGTGATAGACGCCCGCGAAGGAATACAGGAAAACTCCAAGCGTCACGGCCACATGGTTTCGATGCTCGGAGTCCGGCAGGTTTCGGTGCTCGTCAATAAAATGGATTTGGTCGGATACGACGAAAAGGTATTTAACGAAATACGCGATGAGTACTCCGCATTTCTTGCGCGCATAAATGTATCTCCCACGGGCTTCATTCCCATCAGCGCCAGAGAGGGGCATAATATCGCGTCGCTCTCGAAACATATGCCGTGGCATACCGGCCCGACCGTCCTGAAGCAGCTTGATTTGTTCGAGTGTGCCGGGGACATCGCCGGCAGGCCGTTTCGTTTTCCGGTGCAGGATGTTTACAAGTTCACGCGCGGCGGCGATGACAGGAGAATCGTCGCGGGCACGGTGGATTCGGGTTCGGTTTCCGTCGGAGACGAGGTAATTTTTCTGCCGTCGCGCAAGAAGACATTCATAAAATCCGCGGAGGTGTTCAACGCTCCGGCCAAAACTTCGGCTCGCGCGCTCGAGGCCGCGGGCTTTACGCTTGCGACCCAGATATACATCCGCCCGGGCGACATCATGGCGAAGGCCGTCGAGCGGCAGCCGCAGGTCGGATCCAGATTCAAGGCGAACATATTCTGGGTCGGCCGCGCTCCGATGATAAAAGACAAAAACTACAAACTAAAACTCGCTACGGCCAACGCCGCCGTGCGGCTTGCCGAGGTAGTCCAGGTCATAGACGCTTCGGACTTGAGCACGATAGCCGGCAAACAGCAGGTGGACCGTCACGACGTGGCGGAATGCGTGCTTGAAACGTCGAAGCCGCTGGCCTTCGATGCGGCGGCGGAAAACGAAGGCACCGGCAGATTCGTCATCGTAGACAATTACGAAATCGCCGGCGGTGGCGTTATCGTCGAAAATTACACGTCCGAAGATTCGATACTCAAGCGACATGTCCGTGAGCGCGAGGGTATCTGGGAAAAGGGTTTGATATCGCCCGAACGGCGAGAACAGCGGCAAAAACACAAATCAAAGTTCATAGTAATAACGGGCGGCGCCGGTGTCGGGAAAAGAGATATGGCCAAAGCGCTTGAAAAAGAACTTTTTGTGCGCGAGTATAACGCCTATTATCTCGGCATGGCGAATATTCATAAAGGCCTCGATGCTGATATAGCGGGCGACCCCGACGAGCGCGTCCGTCGCCTGGGGGAACTCGCCCGCATAATGACCGACGCCGGTATGATATTTATAACGACCGTTGACGACGCCGACGATTACGACGTCGAGAAACTCAAATTCCTCAACGAACCCCACGAAATACTCGTAATAAACGTCGGCGAAAATAATTTCGACCGGTACCCCGTCGACCTTGAAATTCCGGCGCGGAAAAATCCGGAGGCGGCCGTCTCCGGCATTTTGAAACTGCTTAAGGCCAAAGATATAATTCTTGAATACTACTTATGA
- a CDS encoding O-acetylhomoserine sulfhydrylase, translating into MGFTTKAIHAPFLKKDAHGALNFPVYDSVTFEFDSASDIEDAFMGRKPRHVYSRITNPTVEHLEQKIKNVSGAFAVAAVSSGMAAIADTVMNIAQKGDNIITTKYIFGNTFSLFKNTLGQWGLETRYADFSRPETVEKLIDENTRAIYFETITNPQLEVADAKALSLIAKKHGILLMCDTTVTPIYLFNARDFGVDVEALSSTKYISGGATSVGGIIIDHGTYDWRRIPKLAADAKKQGPFTFITKLKREVYRNLGACLSPHNAYLQSVGLETLAMRADKSCANTLAVAKFLEGNGKVVRVNYPGLESSPFYKVAAAQFGAKCGAMLTFELSSKKECFSFLDKLKLVRRATNINDNKTLAIHPASTIFCEYPPDLRIEMGVPDTLVRISSGIEDIEDITADIAQALEN; encoded by the coding sequence ATGGGATTTACGACCAAAGCCATTCACGCGCCTTTTTTGAAGAAGGACGCGCACGGAGCGCTTAACTTTCCGGTTTACGATTCCGTGACTTTCGAGTTCGACAGCGCCTCGGACATCGAAGACGCTTTTATGGGGCGCAAGCCGCGGCATGTTTATTCGAGGATTACGAACCCCACCGTCGAGCATCTCGAACAAAAGATTAAAAATGTTTCGGGGGCGTTCGCCGTGGCGGCCGTTTCGTCGGGAATGGCCGCGATAGCCGACACCGTTATGAACATCGCCCAAAAAGGCGATAACATAATCACGACGAAATACATATTCGGCAACACTTTTTCGCTTTTCAAAAATACGCTCGGACAATGGGGACTCGAAACCAGATACGCCGATTTTTCCCGCCCCGAAACCGTCGAGAAGCTCATAGACGAAAACACCCGCGCGATTTATTTTGAGACGATAACGAATCCGCAGCTCGAAGTCGCCGACGCAAAAGCGCTGTCGCTCATCGCCAAAAAACACGGAATACTTCTTATGTGCGACACGACGGTCACGCCGATTTATTTATTTAACGCGAGGGACTTCGGCGTTGACGTCGAGGCGCTGTCGAGCACGAAATATATTTCCGGCGGCGCGACGTCCGTCGGAGGAATCATAATAGACCACGGCACATACGACTGGCGGCGCATACCCAAACTCGCCGCCGACGCCAAAAAGCAGGGGCCTTTTACGTTCATCACCAAACTTAAACGCGAAGTTTACCGCAATCTCGGCGCGTGTCTGTCGCCGCACAACGCGTATTTGCAAAGCGTGGGGCTCGAAACGCTGGCCATGAGGGCCGACAAGTCGTGCGCCAACACTCTGGCCGTCGCAAAGTTTCTTGAAGGCAACGGAAAAGTCGTCCGCGTGAACTATCCGGGACTTGAAAGTTCGCCGTTTTACAAAGTCGCCGCGGCGCAGTTCGGCGCAAAATGCGGGGCAATGCTGACCTTCGAGTTGTCGTCGAAAAAAGAGTGTTTTTCGTTTCTGGACAAGCTCAAACTCGTGAGGCGCGCCACCAACATCAACGACAACAAGACCCTGGCCATACATCCGGCGTCGACTATATTCTGCGAGTATCCGCCGGATTTGCGTATCGAAATGGGTGTGCCGGACACTCTTGTGAGGATTTCTTCGGGCATAGAAGACATCGAGGATATAACAGCCGACATCGCTCAGGCATTGGAGAACTGA
- the thiS gene encoding thiamine biosynthesis protein ThiS, whose amino-acid sequence MPKIKVNGNPQEIADGVTVAALLALNKVEMPDMVSVQLNGEFVKRDNFGSTVVKENDEIDFLYFMGGGR is encoded by the coding sequence ATGCCTAAAATCAAAGTTAACGGAAACCCGCAGGAAATCGCGGATGGCGTTACCGTGGCGGCGTTGCTTGCGTTAAACAAAGTCGAGATGCCCGATATGGTGAGCGTTCAACTAAACGGCGAGTTTGTAAAGCGCGATAATTTCGGCTCCACCGTCGTAAAAGAAAATGACGAAATAGATTTTTTATATTTTATGGGCGGGGGGAGATAA
- a CDS encoding porphobilinogen synthase produces the protein MFKRFRPRRIDEDTRLRHRETFLKRKDFIWPVFLVRGKNLSMEISSMSGVFRYSVDRLLDELPLLAENGLKAILLFGVPSEKGIVQAYSPDGIVQKAVPLIKKYHPLLEVITDVCLCSYTSDGHCHTGDNDGTCEVLAEIALSHARAGADVVAPSDMMDGRVHYIKKALTANGLGGVKIMSYAAKYASNFYGPFRVAAACAPKSGDRKSYQMDPANVDEAMDEIAADVDEGADSVIIKPALSYLDVIAKARARFKIPIAAYNVSGEYQMLRRAVDENLVRADIIHEVLTSIKRAGADRIISYFTPEVLGKLRD, from the coding sequence ATGTTCAAACGGTTCCGCCCCCGCAGGATTGACGAAGACACGCGGCTGCGCCACAGAGAGACCTTCCTTAAGAGAAAAGATTTCATCTGGCCGGTTTTCCTTGTGCGCGGCAAGAACTTATCGATGGAAATTTCGTCGATGTCGGGCGTTTTCAGGTATTCCGTCGACCGTTTGCTCGACGAACTGCCGCTTTTGGCCGAGAATGGTTTGAAGGCGATTCTGTTGTTCGGCGTCCCGTCGGAAAAAGGGATAGTGCAGGCGTATTCGCCCGATGGTATTGTGCAGAAAGCCGTCCCTTTGATAAAGAAATACCATCCTTTGCTTGAAGTCATAACCGATGTGTGTCTTTGCTCCTACACGTCCGACGGTCACTGCCATACAGGCGACAACGACGGGACGTGCGAAGTCCTTGCCGAAATCGCGTTGAGCCACGCCCGCGCCGGCGCCGACGTCGTGGCGCCGTCGGATATGATGGACGGCCGGGTGCACTACATCAAAAAAGCTCTGACGGCAAACGGTTTAGGCGGCGTGAAAATAATGTCGTACGCCGCCAAATACGCGTCTAATTTTTACGGGCCGTTTCGAGTGGCCGCCGCTTGCGCGCCGAAATCCGGCGACAGAAAAAGTTATCAGATGGATCCTGCCAACGTCGACGAAGCGATGGATGAAATCGCCGCCGACGTCGATGAGGGCGCCGACAGCGTTATAATAAAACCGGCCCTGAGTTATCTCGACGTCATAGCCAAAGCCCGCGCGCGTTTTAAGATACCCATAGCGGCTTATAACGTTTCGGGCGAATATCAGATGCTGCGCCGCGCCGTCGACGAGAACCTCGTCCGCGCGGATATCATCCATGAGGTTTTAACGTCAATAAAACGCGCCGGCGCCGACAGAATAATATCCTATTTTACGCCGGAGGTATTGGGCAAATTAAGGGACTGA
- a CDS encoding Rrf2 family transcriptional regulator encodes MRISFKGDYALKIILDLAATHNKGIERIKDISKRQDIPEKFLEQIIIILKRSGYIKTVRGPRGGVSLAKHPSEITLGEIVRLMDGTTAPIACVSCSAYLKCGFESRCAFKKVWAEVREKTNDIVDKTTFQDMVTEANKMEPHGAIEYNI; translated from the coding sequence ATGAGGATATCGTTCAAGGGTGACTACGCTCTTAAAATAATTCTCGATTTGGCGGCGACGCACAACAAAGGTATCGAGCGTATAAAAGATATTTCCAAACGTCAGGATATACCGGAGAAGTTTCTGGAGCAGATCATAATTATTTTGAAGAGATCGGGATATATCAAAACGGTTCGCGGTCCCAGAGGCGGAGTATCTTTGGCCAAGCATCCTTCCGAAATCACTTTGGGAGAAATAGTGCGGCTTATGGACGGAACGACCGCGCCGATTGCCTGCGTGAGTTGTTCGGCATATCTCAAATGCGGTTTCGAGAGCAGGTGCGCTTTTAAGAAAGTTTGGGCCGAAGTGCGCGAAAAGACCAATGATATCGTCGATAAAACCACGTTTCAGGATATGGTAACCGAGGCGAACAAAATGGAGCCGCACGGGGCGATTGAGTACAATATATAG
- a CDS encoding phosphoadenylyl-sulfate reductase: MNKSDVESLATEIRDKSAEVIVSWAIEKFGRDSVALATSFGAEDQALTDMLAKAGKNARIFTLDTGRLPIETFDTLDATQRRYSINIEIVRPDPASVEKMITEHGENLFYESPEKRKLCCRVRKVEPLEKKLKNLKAWICGLRKEQSNSRELIQKIEWDENFGLFKVNPLADWSGDDVWNYIKKNDVPYNKLRDRGYTSIGCAPCTRAVKPGEDFRAGRWWWETSGAAKECGLHAGNASTEKMKRSD; encoded by the coding sequence ATGAACAAGAGCGATGTCGAATCTCTCGCAACGGAAATAAGAGACAAATCCGCCGAAGTTATCGTTTCGTGGGCGATAGAAAAGTTCGGGCGGGATTCGGTCGCTCTGGCCACGAGTTTCGGCGCCGAGGACCAGGCGCTTACGGATATGCTCGCGAAAGCCGGCAAAAATGCGCGGATATTCACGCTCGATACGGGGCGTTTGCCCATCGAGACCTTCGATACTCTGGATGCGACACAGAGACGTTATTCGATAAATATCGAAATCGTGCGGCCGGACCCGGCTTCCGTCGAAAAAATGATAACGGAGCACGGCGAAAATCTGTTTTATGAAAGTCCCGAAAAAAGGAAACTCTGCTGCCGCGTGAGGAAAGTCGAACCTCTTGAGAAAAAACTGAAAAACCTCAAAGCGTGGATATGCGGATTGAGGAAAGAACAGTCAAACAGCAGGGAACTGATTCAAAAAATCGAGTGGGACGAAAACTTCGGACTCTTTAAGGTTAATCCGCTGGCCGACTGGTCCGGCGATGACGTGTGGAATTACATCAAAAAAAACGATGTCCCCTACAACAAACTCCGCGACAGGGGCTATACAAGCATCGGCTGCGCGCCCTGCACAAGAGCGGTAAAACCCGGCGAGGATTTCCGAGCCGGACGGTGGTGGTGGGAAACGTCCGGCGCGGCCAAGGAATGCGGGTTGCACGCGGGCAACGCGTCGACGGAAAAAATGAAACGGAGCGATTGA
- a CDS encoding pyruvate ferredoxin oxidoreductase (catalyzes the formation of acetyl-CoA from pyruvate and coenzyme A) yields the protein MANLKEIAKKQELFTGGHRLCSGCGAGIMARQALLAADTPVVVANATGCLEVATTIFPYSSWKVNWFHSAFENAAATCSGMEAAYKSFKRQGKIKDDIRFITFGGDGGTYDIGFQSLSGAVERGHRMLYICYNNEAYMNTGVQRSSATPRGAHTTTEPVGNVKQGKTNFRKDLTKIMVAHNMAYVAQAVVGHWNDFMTKVQKALAVDGPTFINILQPCQLGWGYPPEITTELGRLAVETCMWPIYEVENGKYKISRKPKEKLPIDVFLKPQARFKHLFRPDNAELLKSVQAEVDANWEKLLKLESQP from the coding sequence ATGGCTAATCTCAAAGAAATCGCGAAAAAGCAGGAACTTTTTACCGGCGGACACCGCCTGTGCTCCGGCTGCGGCGCAGGGATAATGGCGCGTCAGGCCCTTTTGGCGGCCGACACTCCCGTCGTTGTGGCGAACGCAACCGGGTGTCTGGAAGTCGCAACGACGATTTTTCCCTACTCGTCGTGGAAAGTGAACTGGTTTCACTCGGCCTTCGAGAACGCCGCGGCGACTTGCTCCGGAATGGAAGCGGCATACAAATCGTTCAAACGTCAGGGAAAGATAAAAGACGACATAAGATTTATAACTTTCGGCGGAGACGGCGGAACTTATGATATAGGATTTCAGTCCTTATCGGGAGCCGTCGAGCGCGGTCACAGAATGCTCTATATTTGTTACAACAACGAGGCGTATATGAATACCGGCGTTCAGCGTTCGAGCGCCACTCCGCGCGGCGCGCACACCACGACCGAGCCCGTGGGAAATGTTAAACAGGGCAAGACCAATTTCCGAAAGGATCTCACGAAAATAATGGTCGCGCATAATATGGCTTATGTTGCGCAGGCCGTGGTGGGTCACTGGAACGATTTTATGACGAAGGTCCAGAAAGCGTTGGCCGTCGACGGACCCACGTTCATAAACATTCTGCAGCCGTGTCAGCTCGGGTGGGGATATCCGCCGGAAATCACGACGGAACTGGGGCGCTTGGCCGTAGAGACCTGCATGTGGCCGATTTACGAAGTCGAAAACGGGAAATATAAAATCAGCCGCAAGCCCAAAGAAAAACTACCCATAGACGTATTCCTGAAACCTCAGGCGCGTTTCAAACATTTGTTCCGTCCCGACAACGCCGAACTTCTTAAATCCGTCCAGGCGGAAGTCGACGCGAACTGGGAGAAATTGCTGAAACTCGAATCTCAGCCGTAA
- the cysK gene encoding cysteine synthase A gives MQRIFDDVTKTTGNTPLVKINKLSKGSGAVVLAKLESFNPLSSLKDRIGVSMVDDAEKRGVLKKGSTIIEPTSGNTGIALAFVAAARGYKLILTMPETMSIERRQLLKIFGAEVVLTEGHKGMQGSIDKARELAAHTPGSVVLQQFDNPANPAIHMTVTAEEIWNDTGGKVDIFVAGVGTGGTITGAGEGLKKKNPEIKIVAVEPEASPVLSGGICGPHKIQGIGAGFVPSVLNRGIVDEIIRVDDAASGAMTVRLAKEEGILAGISSGAAMCAALEVASRVENKGKTIVVILPDSGERYLSTWLFEDLV, from the coding sequence ATGCAACGCATATTCGACGACGTTACAAAAACAACCGGCAACACGCCCCTTGTAAAAATCAACAAGCTTTCAAAGGGCTCCGGAGCCGTAGTTTTGGCAAAACTTGAATCGTTCAATCCGCTTTCAAGCTTAAAAGACAGAATAGGTGTCTCTATGGTTGACGATGCCGAAAAGCGCGGAGTTCTTAAAAAGGGCTCTACGATAATCGAGCCGACATCCGGCAATACGGGCATCGCTCTGGCTTTTGTGGCCGCCGCGCGCGGATATAAACTTATATTGACGATGCCCGAAACGATGAGTATAGAAAGAAGGCAATTACTTAAAATCTTCGGCGCCGAAGTCGTCCTGACCGAAGGTCACAAAGGTATGCAGGGTTCCATCGATAAAGCCCGCGAACTTGCCGCGCATACGCCGGGCAGCGTCGTGCTTCAGCAATTCGATAATCCCGCCAACCCCGCGATTCACATGACCGTCACCGCCGAGGAAATCTGGAACGATACCGGCGGTAAAGTCGATATTTTCGTGGCCGGCGTCGGCACGGGCGGAACAATCACCGGCGCAGGCGAGGGACTTAAAAAGAAAAATCCGGAAATAAAAATAGTGGCGGTCGAGCCGGAGGCGTCGCCGGTTCTTTCGGGAGGAATTTGCGGGCCGCATAAAATTCAGGGTATCGGCGCGGGTTTTGTGCCGTCGGTGTTGAACCGCGGAATCGTCGATGAGATTATACGCGTCGACGACGCCGCATCCGGCGCTATGACCGTGAGACTCGCCAAAGAAGAGGGAATTCTCGCCGGAATTTCAAGCGGCGCGGCAATGTGCGCCGCCCTGGAAGTCGCCTCAAGGGTGGAAAACAAAGGCAAAACAATCGTCGTCATACTGCCCGATTCGGGGGAGCGTTATTTATCGACATGGCTTTTTGAGGATTTAGTATGA
- a CDS encoding adenylyltransferase has protein sequence MLTDEQIERYSRHIILKDIGVEGQEKIIAGKILIIGAGGLGAPAALYLAAAGVGTIGIVDGDNVDVTNLQRQVIHFTPDVGRAKVVSAAEKIKLINPRVEVRTYQKRVSAADITDVIKDYDFVIDGTDNFPAKFLINDACVMSLKPFSHGGILRFDGQTMTYVSGQACYRCVFKAPPPPDAVPTCSQAGVLGAVAGMLGTIQAAEALKFLTGKGELLSGRLLIFNAFTMDFRTVNIKRDPECPVCGDSPTIKELKDYEQASCDLKRK, from the coding sequence ATGCTTACCGACGAACAAATCGAAAGATACAGCAGGCACATAATCCTAAAAGACATCGGCGTCGAGGGGCAGGAAAAGATAATCGCCGGCAAAATCCTGATAATAGGCGCCGGAGGTCTGGGGGCGCCTGCGGCGCTTTATCTTGCCGCCGCCGGCGTAGGAACCATCGGTATCGTCGACGGCGACAATGTGGACGTAACCAATCTTCAGCGTCAGGTCATCCATTTTACGCCCGACGTCGGCCGCGCCAAGGTCGTTTCCGCTGCCGAAAAAATAAAACTCATAAACCCTCGCGTCGAAGTGAGAACTTATCAAAAAAGGGTTTCCGCCGCGGACATAACCGACGTGATAAAGGACTATGATTTCGTCATAGACGGCACGGACAATTTTCCGGCGAAGTTTCTGATAAACGACGCCTGCGTCATGTCGCTCAAACCCTTTTCGCACGGCGGAATCTTGCGTTTCGACGGCCAGACAATGACGTACGTTTCGGGGCAGGCGTGCTACCGGTGCGTTTTCAAGGCGCCTCCTCCGCCCGACGCCGTTCCGACTTGTTCGCAGGCGGGAGTGCTGGGAGCCGTCGCCGGAATGCTCGGAACCATTCAGGCCGCCGAAGCGCTTAAATTTCTGACGGGAAAGGGTGAACTGCTGAGCGGGCGGCTTCTTATATTCAACGCCTTCACGATGGATTTTCGGACTGTCAACATAAAGCGCGATCCCGAATGTCCCGTCTGCGGCGATTCTCCGACGATAAAAGAGTTGAAGGACTACGAACAGGCGTCTTGCGATTTGAAACGGAAATGA
- a CDS encoding sulfurtransferase TusA family protein, whose amino-acid sequence MESKLKKSLDLRGVACPMNFVKTKIALAALQKDELLEVILDEGEPAANVPRSVEGEGHIIVEEQDSGSTVKIVIKKG is encoded by the coding sequence ATGGAATCAAAACTCAAAAAATCGCTGGATTTAAGGGGCGTCGCCTGCCCGATGAACTTCGTAAAAACGAAAATCGCGCTGGCCGCTCTTCAAAAAGACGAACTGCTGGAAGTTATTCTCGACGAGGGAGAGCCCGCGGCTAACGTCCCCCGCAGTGTCGAGGGCGAGGGCCACATCATCGTCGAGGAACAGGATTCGGGCTCGACGGTAAAAATCGTGATAAAAAAGGGTTGA
- the hemL gene encoding glutamate-1-semialdehyde-2,1-aminomutase, producing the protein MRNSTARRIVAKSKSAFRDALKYIPGGVNSPVRAFTSVGGNPLFVKKARGAELTDVDGNAYTDYCMSWGVHILGHNAANVNRAVRRDLENGSSYGAPTTLETELAKLITGAVPSIEKIRFVNSGTEAAMSAIRLARAFTKRNIILKFDGCYHGHADHLLVSGGSGLSDLPRSSSAGVPRDFVGLTLSVPFNSCRAVRDAFARNKGKIAAVIVEPVPANMGVVTPRDGFLEFLRRMTRSDGTLLIFDEVITGFRLGPAGAQGYYGITPDITCLGKIIGGGLPVGAFGAAGDIMEMLAPSGPVYQAGTLSGNPLAMSAGIAVLRSILKNDFYKTLNTSAGDFARELKAIARKNYLSFNSAGSMFSLFFSRDEVYDYAGLKKCDLKLFAAFHKNMLDEGIYLSPAQGEANFISAVHAPAILERTLRAFSRALSC; encoded by the coding sequence ATGCGAAACTCAACGGCACGAAGAATAGTCGCAAAATCAAAATCGGCATTTCGGGATGCGCTAAAATATATACCCGGCGGAGTGAACAGCCCCGTCAGAGCTTTCACGAGTGTCGGCGGGAATCCTCTGTTTGTCAAAAAAGCGCGCGGCGCCGAGCTTACCGACGTCGACGGTAACGCGTATACGGATTATTGCATGTCATGGGGCGTTCACATACTCGGACATAATGCCGCGAATGTCAATCGTGCCGTGCGTCGGGATTTGGAAAACGGCTCGTCGTATGGCGCGCCGACCACGCTTGAAACCGAATTGGCAAAGTTAATAACCGGCGCGGTTCCTTCGATAGAGAAAATACGTTTCGTGAATTCCGGCACGGAAGCCGCTATGAGCGCGATACGTTTGGCCAGGGCTTTCACCAAGAGAAACATAATTTTGAAATTCGACGGATGTTACCACGGTCACGCCGACCATCTTCTTGTTTCCGGCGGTTCGGGTTTGAGCGATTTGCCCCGAAGTTCTTCCGCCGGAGTTCCTCGGGATTTCGTGGGACTGACACTGAGCGTTCCGTTCAATTCTTGCCGGGCAGTCAGGGATGCCTTCGCCCGCAACAAAGGTAAAATAGCGGCCGTTATCGTCGAACCGGTGCCGGCCAATATGGGTGTAGTGACGCCTCGCGACGGTTTTCTCGAATTTTTGAGGAGAATGACCCGCTCCGACGGAACTCTTTTGATATTCGACGAGGTTATCACTGGATTTCGCCTGGGCCCCGCGGGCGCGCAGGGTTATTACGGTATAACTCCGGACATAACTTGTCTTGGAAAAATCATAGGAGGGGGGCTGCCCGTCGGAGCTTTCGGAGCGGCCGGCGATATAATGGAAATGCTCGCTCCGTCGGGGCCGGTGTATCAGGCGGGAACGCTTTCGGGCAATCCGCTCGCGATGTCGGCGGGGATAGCCGTATTAAGGTCAATATTGAAAAATGATTTTTATAAGACCTTAAACACCTCCGCCGGAGATTTCGCGCGAGAATTAAAGGCGATAGCGCGAAAAAATTATCTGTCGTTCAACTCCGCGGGTTCAATGTTCTCTTTGTTCTTTTCGAGAGATGAAGTGTACGACTATGCCGGTCTTAAAAAATGCGATCTAAAACTTTTCGCGGCGTTTCATAAAAATATGCTCGACGAAGGAATATACTTATCGCCGGCGCAGGGGGAAGCGAATTTTATTTCGGCGGTTCATGCGCCCGCTATTCTTGAGCGGACGCTTCGCGCATTCTCGCGCGCTCTGAGTTGTTGA
- a CDS encoding sulfate adenylyltransferase produces the protein MDNLDRLESQSVYILREAYRNFKNLCMLWSIGKDSTVLLWLARKAFFGHVPLPLVHIDTHYKIPEMIIYRDRLAVEWGLDMIYGQNKAALDAKLTFPDGNTDRIACCRNLKSEALKHTLSGDWPRYRMDHNLKKYAPDENKEPYTGVIAGVRADEEGSRSKERYFSPRDENNEWDVGDQPPEFWNQYKTDFAPGTHVRIHPLLDWTELNIWEYIDREKIPVVSLYFDDGTGHRYRSLGCAPCTKPVASRARNPRDIVEELRTGQFVNIAERSGREQDKEDGGGLETLRRDGYM, from the coding sequence ATGGATAATCTCGACAGATTGGAATCGCAAAGCGTTTATATATTGCGCGAGGCGTACAGAAACTTCAAAAATCTGTGCATGCTTTGGTCCATCGGCAAGGATTCCACCGTGCTTTTGTGGCTTGCCAGAAAAGCGTTTTTCGGACACGTGCCGCTGCCGCTCGTTCACATAGACACTCATTATAAAATTCCTGAGATGATAATCTATCGGGATCGTCTGGCCGTTGAGTGGGGGCTGGACATGATTTACGGACAGAATAAGGCCGCGCTCGACGCAAAACTGACTTTTCCCGACGGAAATACCGACCGAATCGCCTGCTGCAGGAACCTTAAAAGCGAAGCGCTCAAACACACGCTTTCCGGCGACTGGCCGCGTTACAGAATGGACCATAACTTAAAAAAATATGCGCCCGACGAAAATAAAGAGCCCTACACCGGCGTTATAGCCGGCGTGCGCGCCGACGAGGAAGGCAGCCGTTCAAAGGAGAGATATTTTTCGCCCAGGGACGAAAATAACGAGTGGGACGTCGGAGACCAGCCGCCGGAGTTCTGGAACCAGTACAAGACGGATTTTGCGCCCGGGACTCACGTGCGCATTCATCCGTTGCTCGACTGGACGGAACTTAATATCTGGGAATACATAGACAGAGAAAAAATACCGGTCGTGTCGCTTTATTTCGATGATGGCACCGGGCACCGCTACCGGTCGCTCGGATGCGCTCCGTGCACGAAACCGGTGGCTTCGCGGGCGCGCAATCCCCGCGATATCGTCGAAGAACTGCGCACGGGGCAATTCGTCAATATAGCCGAGAGATCGGGCAGGGAGCAGGACAAAGAAGACGGCGGCGGTCTTGAAACTCTTCGCCGCGACGGATATATGTAA